Proteins from a genomic interval of Caulobacter rhizosphaerae:
- a CDS encoding CvpA family protein produces the protein MTPFDIIFGLILLVSALVGFARGASRELTSALSFIVAALLSLLALRVTGPLFRGLMDPDWAATAAAILVTFVIAFVLLRLIGAQITKTLHADGALGTLDRLMGLAFGLLRGLVVLGVFSLVFHMATPPDRVPSWMSKSALYPLSNAAGRVLKVFAPKGAGLAGKLAPAIEDAVHDGASDKPSDRKSGDPGYDKDQRRSLDDLVEKSR, from the coding sequence GTGACGCCGTTCGACATCATCTTCGGCCTGATCCTGCTGGTCTCGGCCCTGGTCGGCTTCGCCCGGGGCGCCTCGCGCGAGCTGACCTCGGCCCTGTCGTTCATCGTCGCCGCCCTGCTCTCGCTCCTGGCGCTGCGGGTCACCGGACCGCTGTTCCGCGGCCTGATGGACCCCGACTGGGCGGCCACGGCGGCCGCGATCCTGGTCACCTTCGTGATCGCCTTCGTGCTGTTGCGCCTGATCGGCGCCCAGATCACCAAGACCCTGCACGCCGACGGCGCGCTGGGCACGCTGGACCGGTTGATGGGCCTGGCGTTCGGCCTGCTGCGCGGCCTGGTGGTGCTGGGGGTGTTCAGCCTGGTGTTCCACATGGCCACCCCGCCCGACCGCGTGCCCAGCTGGATGTCGAAGTCGGCGCTGTATCCGCTGTCCAACGCCGCCGGCCGCGTGCTGAAGGTGTTCGCTCCGAAGGGCGCGGGCCTGGCCGGAAAGTTGGCGCCCGCCATTGAGGACGCCGTCCACGACGGCGCCAGCGACAAACCGTCCGACCGCAAGTCGGGCGATCCGGGTTATGATAAGGACCAGCGTCGCTCGCTCGACGACCTGGTGGAGAAATCGCGATGA
- a CDS encoding SDR family NAD(P)-dependent oxidoreductase has product MTSDSEKPLAGRIALVTGATRGIGEAIALGLAQAGAHVVAVGRTQGALEALDDAIFAATAEHATLVPLDLREPDGLDQLGAALYERYGKLDVLVGAAGVLGALTPVGHLDPKGWDMIMATNLTANWRLIRSMDPLLRRAEAGRAIFLTSSLAKTHRAFWGGYAASKAGLEAIVGCYDDEMENTTVRAVCVDPGAMRTRMRAGAFPGEDPQTVPAPETIVPLIVDLSRPDREPPKGVVRFKERGQESASVG; this is encoded by the coding sequence ATGACTTCCGACTCCGAAAAGCCGCTGGCCGGCCGCATCGCCCTCGTGACCGGCGCCACCCGCGGGATCGGCGAGGCTATCGCGCTGGGCCTGGCCCAGGCCGGCGCCCACGTGGTGGCGGTGGGGCGCACTCAAGGCGCCCTGGAGGCGCTCGACGATGCGATCTTCGCCGCCACCGCGGAGCACGCCACCCTGGTCCCCCTGGACCTGCGCGAGCCCGACGGCCTGGACCAGCTGGGCGCGGCCCTCTACGAGCGCTACGGCAAGCTTGACGTCCTGGTGGGGGCCGCCGGCGTGCTGGGCGCCCTGACGCCCGTGGGTCACCTGGACCCCAAGGGCTGGGACATGATCATGGCCACCAACCTGACGGCCAACTGGCGTCTGATCCGGTCCATGGACCCGCTGCTGCGCCGCGCCGAGGCCGGCCGGGCCATCTTCCTGACCAGCAGCCTCGCCAAAACCCACCGGGCTTTTTGGGGCGGCTATGCGGCCTCGAAGGCTGGGCTGGAGGCCATTGTGGGCTGCTATGACGACGAGATGGAGAACACCACGGTGCGCGCTGTCTGCGTCGATCCCGGCGCCATGCGCACCCGCATGCGAGCCGGCGCCTTCCCCGGCGAGGATCCCCAGACCGTGCCCGCGCCCGAGACCATCGTCCCGTTGATCGTCGACCTGTCGCGTCCCGATCGTGAGCCGCCCAAGGGCGTGGTGCGGTTCAAGGAACGTGGCCAGGAGTCCGCCAGCGTCGGCTGA
- a CDS encoding replicative DNA helicase, giving the protein MAMSLVPALDLRPPQPMGDIVVAVAPHNLEAEQALLGVLLYDNAAYERLTDSLQGRHFYEPFHQRLFGSIETHIRKGQLAEPILLADEFKHDPAFEELGGLRYLADLVDRAPPAANVGDYARAVFDLALRRDLIRIGGEIASTAHGGVGKDDVKLPARDQIEAAEQQLYTLAESGTASSGFVSFGDALRGAVEMTAEAYSRDGGMSGLATDLIDLDTKIGGLHPSDLIVLAGRPSMGKTALATNIAFNVAKKYAWEPQPDGTKKTVSGGVVAFYSLEMSAEQLALRMLADASGVSGDKLRKGEIDASEFGRVRDAAIELQEAPLYIDATGGISIAKLTARARRLKRQVGLDLIVVDYLQLVTGSDLGSNANRVQEVSQITMGLKALAKELACPVIALSQLSRQVEQREDKRPQLSDLRESGSIEQDADMVWFVYRESYYVGRSEPREGTPEHLQWQEDMDRLQGLAEVIIAKQRHGPIGTVRLSFNSDTTRFGNLARDHYFHQMRSGSDE; this is encoded by the coding sequence GTGGCAATGTCCCTCGTCCCTGCTCTAGACCTTCGCCCACCTCAGCCGATGGGCGACATCGTCGTCGCCGTCGCGCCGCACAACCTGGAAGCCGAACAGGCCCTGCTGGGCGTGCTGCTGTACGATAACGCCGCCTACGAACGCCTGACCGACAGCCTGCAGGGCCGCCACTTCTACGAGCCCTTCCACCAACGGCTGTTCGGCTCGATCGAGACCCACATCCGCAAGGGCCAGCTGGCCGAGCCGATCCTGCTGGCCGATGAGTTCAAGCACGACCCGGCGTTCGAGGAGCTGGGCGGCCTGCGCTACCTGGCCGACCTGGTCGACCGCGCCCCGCCGGCCGCCAATGTCGGCGACTATGCGCGTGCGGTGTTCGACCTGGCCCTGCGCCGCGACCTGATCCGCATTGGCGGCGAGATCGCCTCCACCGCCCACGGCGGCGTCGGCAAGGACGACGTCAAGCTGCCGGCCCGCGACCAGATCGAGGCGGCCGAACAGCAGCTCTACACCCTGGCCGAAAGCGGCACGGCCAGTTCGGGCTTCGTCAGCTTCGGGGACGCCCTGCGCGGCGCCGTCGAGATGACCGCCGAGGCCTACAGCCGCGACGGCGGCATGTCGGGCCTGGCCACCGACCTGATCGACCTGGACACCAAGATCGGCGGCCTGCACCCCTCCGACCTGATCGTCCTGGCCGGCCGACCGTCGATGGGCAAGACGGCGCTGGCGACCAACATCGCCTTCAACGTCGCCAAGAAGTACGCCTGGGAGCCCCAGCCGGACGGCACCAAAAAGACGGTCAGCGGCGGCGTCGTGGCCTTCTACTCGCTGGAAATGAGCGCCGAACAGCTGGCCCTGCGTATGCTGGCCGACGCCTCGGGCGTCTCGGGCGACAAGCTCCGCAAGGGCGAGATCGACGCGTCGGAGTTCGGCCGGGTGCGCGACGCGGCCATCGAGCTGCAGGAAGCCCCGCTCTATATCGACGCCACCGGCGGCATCTCGATCGCCAAGCTGACCGCCCGGGCCCGTCGCCTGAAGCGCCAGGTCGGCCTGGACCTGATCGTCGTCGACTACCTGCAGCTGGTCACCGGCTCGGACCTGGGCTCGAACGCCAACCGCGTGCAGGAGGTCTCGCAGATTACCATGGGCTTGAAGGCCCTGGCCAAGGAGCTGGCCTGCCCGGTCATCGCCCTGTCGCAGCTGTCGCGCCAGGTCGAGCAGCGCGAGGACAAGCGCCCGCAGCTGTCCGACCTTCGCGAATCCGGTTCGATCGAGCAGGACGCCGACATGGTCTGGTTCGTCTATCGCGAGAGCTACTATGTCGGCCGCTCCGAGCCGCGCGAGGGCACGCCCGAGCACCTGCAGTGGCAGGAGGACATGGACCGCCTGCAGGGCCTGGCCGAGGTGATCATCGCCAAGCAGCGTCACGGCCCCATCGGCACCGTGCGCCTGTCGTTCAACAGCGACACCACCCGCTTCGGCAACCTGGCCCGCGACCACTACTTCCACCAGATGCGCAGCGGCTCGGACGAATAG
- the radA gene encoding DNA repair protein RadA, protein MARDGAVYACQSCGAVSTKWSGQCSACQSWNSLVEEVGARAPGALSSTKATRVRGLQFTGLESDTPAPPRIITGVDEFDRVCGGGVVPGSAILIGGDPGVGKSTLLLEVMAKASLSGVHCAYISGEEAVAQIRGRADRMGFAQAPVKLAAESSLRDILDGLKREKFDLVVIDSIQTLWSDAHEAGPGTVTQVRACASELVRLAKKQGVAILMVGHVTKDGQIAGPRVVEHLVDAVLSFEGERGYPFRVLRGAKNRFGATDEIGVFEMGDSGLREVKNPSALFLNEGGERAAGAAVFAGIEGSRPVLVEFQALVAPSAYGTPRRAVVGWDSGRLAMVLAVLESRCGLGFGNKDVYLNVAGGLRITEPAADLAAAAALASSALDIALPQDCVVFGEVSLSGEVRPVSRMETRLKEAAKLGFGRALGPLSGLPEGGGALPVAGVARLADAVRRIGDEIWGQLT, encoded by the coding sequence ATGGCCCGCGACGGCGCCGTCTACGCCTGCCAGTCCTGCGGCGCGGTCTCGACCAAATGGTCGGGTCAGTGCTCGGCTTGCCAGAGCTGGAACAGCCTGGTCGAGGAGGTCGGGGCCCGTGCGCCCGGAGCCCTGTCGAGCACCAAGGCCACGCGGGTGCGCGGCCTGCAGTTCACCGGCCTGGAGAGCGACACCCCCGCCCCGCCCCGGATCATCACGGGCGTCGACGAGTTCGACCGGGTCTGCGGCGGCGGCGTCGTGCCCGGTTCGGCCATCCTGATCGGCGGCGACCCCGGCGTGGGCAAGTCCACCCTGCTGCTGGAGGTGATGGCCAAGGCGTCGCTGAGCGGCGTCCACTGCGCCTATATCTCCGGCGAGGAGGCCGTGGCCCAGATCCGCGGCCGGGCCGACCGCATGGGCTTCGCCCAGGCTCCCGTGAAGCTGGCCGCCGAGAGCAGCCTGCGCGACATCCTAGACGGCCTGAAGCGCGAGAAGTTCGATCTTGTGGTCATCGACTCGATCCAGACCCTGTGGAGCGACGCCCACGAGGCCGGGCCGGGCACGGTCACGCAGGTCCGCGCCTGCGCCAGCGAGCTGGTGCGCCTGGCCAAGAAGCAGGGCGTGGCGATCCTGATGGTCGGCCACGTCACAAAGGACGGCCAGATCGCCGGCCCGCGCGTGGTCGAGCACCTGGTCGACGCGGTGCTCAGCTTCGAGGGCGAGCGCGGCTATCCGTTCCGGGTGCTGCGCGGGGCCAAGAACCGGTTCGGGGCCACCGACGAGATCGGCGTGTTCGAGATGGGCGACTCGGGGCTGCGCGAGGTGAAGAACCCCTCGGCCCTGTTCCTGAACGAGGGCGGTGAGCGCGCGGCCGGCGCGGCGGTGTTCGCGGGCATCGAGGGCTCGCGACCCGTCCTGGTCGAATTTCAGGCGCTGGTCGCGCCCTCCGCGTACGGAACGCCCCGGCGCGCGGTGGTCGGATGGGATTCTGGCCGGCTGGCCATGGTTTTGGCTGTGCTGGAATCGCGTTGCGGCCTTGGTTTTGGCAACAAGGACGTCTATCTGAACGTCGCTGGCGGCCTGCGGATCACCGAGCCGGCGGCGGACTTGGCGGCGGCGGCGGCCCTGGCCTCCTCGGCCCTCGACATCGCCCTGCCGCAGGACTGCGTCGTGTTCGGCGAAGTCAGCCTGTCCGGTGAAGTGCGGCCGGTGAGCCGTATGGAGACACGTTTGAAAGAGGCCGCGAAACTCGGCTTTGGTCGAGCTCTGGGACCGTTGTCGGGCCTGCCCGAAGGCGGCGGAGCCCTGCCCGTGGCGGGCGTCGCGCGCCTGGCCGACGCCGTGCGCCGCATCGGCGACGAGATCTGGGGCCAGCTGACGTGA
- a CDS encoding bile acid:sodium symporter family protein yields the protein MPRLLKDLLAKLKIDGYILALFGMVVLASVLPVRGEAAMIVGWVVKIAIALLFFLHGAKLSREAVVAGLTHWRLHLTILAFTFVLFPALGLLISRSGVLSPTLSSGMLFLCCLPSTVQSSIAFTSIGRGNVAAAVCAASASNLLGIFLTPVLVGVLMQAHGDVGGWDSVQSIVVQLLVPFVAGQLLRPWVGPWIEKHKALVGQVDRGSILLVVYSAFSAAVVGGIWKIVSIPELFLLLAVCAALLAVVMAATVFGSRALGFSKPDEVAIVFCGSKKSLATGVPMAGILFPGATAGILVLPLMLFHQIQLMACSVIAQRYGARPADEA from the coding sequence ATGCCGCGTTTGCTCAAAGACCTCCTCGCCAAGCTGAAGATCGACGGCTACATCCTGGCCTTGTTCGGCATGGTCGTGCTGGCCTCGGTGCTGCCGGTGCGCGGCGAGGCGGCGATGATCGTCGGCTGGGTGGTCAAGATCGCCATCGCCCTGCTGTTCTTCCTGCACGGCGCCAAGCTGTCGCGCGAAGCCGTGGTCGCGGGCCTGACCCACTGGCGCCTGCACCTGACGATTCTGGCCTTCACCTTCGTACTGTTCCCGGCTCTGGGCCTGCTGATCAGCCGATCCGGCGTGCTGTCGCCCACCCTGTCGAGCGGCATGCTGTTCCTGTGCTGCCTGCCCTCGACCGTGCAGTCGTCGATCGCCTTCACCTCGATCGGCCGGGGCAATGTGGCCGCCGCCGTCTGCGCGGCCTCGGCCTCGAACCTGCTGGGCATCTTCCTGACGCCGGTGCTGGTGGGCGTGCTGATGCAGGCTCATGGCGACGTGGGCGGCTGGGACTCGGTCCAGTCGATCGTCGTCCAGCTTCTGGTTCCGTTCGTAGCCGGCCAGCTGTTGCGGCCCTGGGTCGGCCCCTGGATCGAGAAGCACAAGGCTCTGGTGGGCCAGGTGGACCGCGGTTCGATCCTGCTGGTGGTCTATTCGGCGTTCAGCGCCGCCGTGGTCGGCGGCATCTGGAAGATCGTCTCGATTCCCGAACTGTTCCTGCTGCTGGCGGTTTGCGCCGCGCTGCTGGCCGTTGTCATGGCCGCCACGGTGTTCGGCTCGCGGGCCCTGGGCTTCTCCAAGCCCGACGAGGTGGCCATCGTGTTCTGCGGCTCCAAGAAGAGCCTGGCCACCGGCGTGCCTATGGCCGGCATCCTGTTCCCCGGGGCCACGGCCGGCATCCTGGTCCTGCCGCTGATGCTGTTCCACCAGATCCAGCTGATGGCCTGCTCGGTGATCGCCCAGCGCTATGGCGCGCGGCCGGCGGACGAGGCCTGA
- a CDS encoding Yip1 family protein, with protein sequence MTVIEPQAGSSDLVGRVKRLLLSPSAEWERIDAEPATIKGLYVGYVCILAAIPPVAGLIGGQVFGIGGFGFHIRPPLVSSVVSAVIAYGLSLLSVFLVALIIDALAPSFDGQKDRVQAFKVAAYSYTAAWVFGILGIFPPLVMIGALASLYGFYLLYLGLPKLMKAPSEKALGYTAVTILCAIVLSIVIAAITGAVAGAAMFGSGLASHAANTGTMSGTMEVNGAKVDLGKLDAASKKMEAAAARMEAGKNAPSVPAETLKGLLPGAVAGFERTGLETNSGGAGGMSMAVATGDYQKDGASFRLAVTDLGAMAGMAALASAVNAQSTKETQTGYEKSGTVDGRLTTEEWDREAKSGRYSILVGERFSVEANGNADSIDVLKQAVASVDAGRLEGLAR encoded by the coding sequence ATGACTGTCATTGAACCCCAGGCGGGCTCGTCCGATCTCGTCGGCCGCGTGAAACGCCTGCTGCTGTCGCCTTCGGCCGAGTGGGAGCGCATCGACGCCGAGCCGGCGACGATCAAGGGGCTGTATGTCGGCTATGTCTGCATCCTGGCCGCGATCCCGCCGGTCGCCGGCCTGATCGGCGGACAGGTGTTCGGCATCGGCGGCTTCGGCTTCCACATTAGGCCGCCGCTGGTCTCGTCCGTCGTCAGCGCCGTGATCGCCTATGGCCTGAGCCTGCTGTCGGTGTTCCTGGTGGCGCTGATCATCGACGCCCTGGCCCCCAGCTTCGATGGCCAGAAGGACCGGGTCCAGGCGTTCAAGGTCGCGGCCTACAGCTACACCGCCGCCTGGGTGTTCGGAATTTTGGGGATCTTCCCGCCGCTCGTCATGATCGGCGCCCTGGCCAGCCTCTATGGCTTCTACCTGCTCTATCTCGGCCTGCCCAAGCTGATGAAGGCGCCCAGCGAAAAGGCGCTGGGCTATACGGCCGTCACCATCCTCTGCGCGATCGTGCTGTCGATCGTCATCGCGGCGATCACCGGCGCCGTGGCCGGCGCGGCGATGTTCGGCTCCGGCCTGGCCAGCCACGCCGCCAACACCGGCACCATGTCCGGCACGATGGAGGTCAACGGCGCCAAGGTCGACCTGGGCAAGCTGGACGCGGCCAGCAAGAAGATGGAGGCCGCCGCCGCCCGGATGGAAGCGGGCAAGAACGCCCCGTCCGTGCCGGCCGAGACCTTGAAGGGCTTGCTCCCCGGCGCGGTCGCCGGCTTCGAGCGCACGGGCCTGGAGACCAATTCGGGCGGGGCCGGCGGCATGTCGATGGCCGTCGCCACCGGCGACTACCAGAAGGACGGCGCCAGCTTCCGCCTGGCGGTGACCGACCTGGGCGCGATGGCCGGCATGGCCGCCTTGGCCAGCGCGGTCAACGCCCAGTCCACCAAGGAAACCCAGACCGGCTACGAGAAGTCGGGCACGGTGGATGGCCGCCTGACCACCGAGGAGTGGGACCGGGAGGCCAAGTCCGGCCGCTACAGCATCCTGGTCGGCGAGCGCTTCTCGGTCGAGGCCAACGGCAACGCCGACAGCATCGACGTGCTGAAGCAGGCCGTGGCGTCCGTGGACGCCGGGCGACTGGAAGGGCTGGCGCGCTAG
- a CDS encoding MarC family protein: protein MDFNPLPTSTVVGAFLLAFPALFSIVNPVGASLIFHQVLADRTPHERRRLALRIAVNALLILLGSLLLGGYILNFFGVSLGALRVAGGLVVAIRAWGLLMEPEAHEDRKSDAASPAERKTDDIAFFPLTMPFTTGPGSIAVAIALSSQRPAGGHTVIPFFLGASLAALAVALSIWGLYRASDRVMALLGVSGARVMSRLVAFLLLCIGVQILASGVESLATDFLARR from the coding sequence ATGGACTTCAATCCCCTGCCGACCTCCACGGTGGTCGGCGCGTTCCTGCTGGCCTTTCCGGCGCTGTTCTCGATCGTCAATCCGGTCGGCGCCTCGCTGATCTTCCACCAGGTGCTGGCCGACCGCACCCCGCACGAGCGGCGGCGGCTGGCCCTGCGGATCGCCGTCAACGCGCTGCTGATCCTGCTGGGGTCGCTGCTGCTGGGCGGCTACATCCTCAACTTCTTCGGGGTCAGCCTGGGCGCGCTGCGCGTGGCCGGCGGCCTGGTGGTGGCGATCCGCGCCTGGGGCCTGCTGATGGAGCCCGAGGCGCACGAGGACCGCAAGAGCGACGCGGCCTCGCCCGCTGAGCGCAAGACCGACGACATTGCCTTCTTCCCGCTGACCATGCCGTTCACGACCGGACCGGGCTCGATCGCGGTGGCCATCGCCCTGTCGTCCCAGCGGCCGGCGGGCGGACACACCGTGATCCCGTTCTTCCTCGGCGCCAGCCTGGCGGCGCTGGCGGTGGCCCTGTCGATCTGGGGCCTCTATCGGGCTTCGGACCGAGTGATGGCCTTGCTCGGCGTCTCCGGCGCGCGGGTCATGTCGCGGCTGGTCGCGTTCCTGCTGCTGTGCATCGGCGTCCAGATCCTGGCCAGCGGCGTCGAGAGCTTGGCGACCGACTTCCTGGCCCGCCGCTGA
- the purF gene encoding amidophosphoribosyltransferase produces the protein MTSFGQSTDRFSSKPWRDPEDDTLRLECGVFGVYDVRDAAAVTALGLHALQHRGQEACGIAAFDGQRFHTERHMGHVGDAFTGNDLVQRLPGGMAIGHTRYSTAGGSGIRNVQPMFADLETGGVAIAHNGNLTNFLTLRERLVQEGAIFQSTSDSEVILHLIARSRKARIVDRFIDAVGQIEGGYAIVAITNKKMIGLRDPLGIRPLVLGDLDGKPVLASETCALDMIGARFVRDVEHGEMVVISETGVKSLRPFQNVAARPCVFEYVYFARPDSVVNGRSVYDVRKRMGQRLAEETGVEADVVVPVPDSGVPAAIGYAQASGLPFDLGIIRNHYVGRTFIQPTQGVRELGVRMKHSPNRAVLEGKRVILIDDSIVRGTTSLKIVRMVREAGAREVHLRSASPPIKWPDFYGIDMPEREQLLAATKSLEEMAKFLEVDSLGFLSVDGLYQALEAGPRDPARPQFTDHYFTGDYPTRLTDREIAEGRNDQAEKQLSLLVSA, from the coding sequence ATGACGTCCTTCGGCCAGTCGACCGACCGCTTCTCGTCCAAGCCGTGGCGTGATCCGGAGGACGACACCCTGCGGCTCGAATGCGGGGTCTTCGGCGTCTATGACGTGCGCGACGCCGCCGCGGTGACGGCGCTGGGCCTGCACGCCCTGCAGCATCGCGGCCAGGAGGCCTGCGGCATCGCCGCCTTCGACGGCCAGCGTTTCCACACCGAGCGCCACATGGGCCACGTGGGCGACGCCTTCACCGGCAACGACCTGGTCCAGCGCCTGCCCGGCGGCATGGCCATCGGCCACACCCGCTATTCCACGGCCGGCGGCAGCGGCATCCGAAACGTCCAGCCGATGTTCGCCGATCTCGAGACCGGCGGCGTGGCCATCGCCCATAACGGCAACCTGACCAACTTCCTGACCCTGCGCGAGCGCCTGGTGCAGGAGGGCGCGATCTTCCAGTCGACCAGCGACAGCGAAGTGATCCTTCATCTGATCGCCCGGTCGCGGAAAGCCCGGATCGTCGACCGCTTCATCGACGCCGTCGGCCAGATCGAGGGCGGCTACGCGATCGTGGCCATCACCAACAAGAAGATGATCGGCCTGCGCGACCCGCTGGGCATCCGCCCGCTGGTATTGGGCGACCTGGACGGCAAGCCCGTCCTGGCGTCCGAAACCTGCGCCCTGGACATGATCGGCGCCCGCTTCGTGCGCGACGTCGAGCACGGCGAGATGGTGGTGATCTCCGAGACCGGCGTGAAGTCGCTTCGGCCCTTCCAGAACGTCGCCGCACGCCCCTGCGTGTTCGAATACGTCTACTTCGCCCGCCCCGACAGCGTCGTGAACGGCCGCTCGGTCTATGACGTCCGCAAGCGCATGGGCCAGCGCCTGGCCGAGGAGACCGGCGTCGAGGCCGACGTCGTGGTGCCGGTGCCAGACAGCGGCGTCCCCGCCGCCATCGGCTACGCGCAGGCCAGCGGCCTGCCGTTCGACCTGGGCATCATCCGCAACCACTATGTGGGCCGCACCTTCATTCAGCCCACCCAGGGCGTGCGCGAACTGGGCGTGCGCATGAAGCACAGCCCCAACCGCGCCGTGCTGGAAGGCAAGCGCGTGATCCTGATCGACGACTCGATCGTGCGCGGCACCACCTCGCTGAAGATCGTCCGCATGGTCCGCGAGGCCGGCGCCCGGGAGGTACACCTCCGCTCGGCCAGTCCGCCGATCAAGTGGCCTGACTTCTACGGCATCGACATGCCCGAGCGGGAACAGCTGCTGGCGGCCACCAAGTCGCTGGAGGAGATGGCCAAATTCCTGGAAGTGGACTCGCTCGGCTTCCTGTCGGTCGACGGCCTGTATCAGGCGCTGGAAGCCGGTCCGCGCGACCCGGCGCGTCCGCAGTTCACCGACCACTACTTCACCGGGGACTATCCCACCCGCCTGACCGATCGCGAGATCGCCGAGGGCCGCAACGACCAGGCCGAAAAGCAGCTGTCGCTGCTGGTCAGCGCCTAG
- the alr gene encoding alanine racemase: protein MTEASRLTLDLDALASNHALLRAAAGGAEIAPAVKADGYGLGAALVAGRLWDEGARSFYVARLSEGVALRRSLGDRAATIYLLDGVTPGAAPAIEAAGLTPVLNSLPQIEAWNSHARGRVLDAALHIDTGMNRLGLRPEEAAVLVGAMDRLKFLNITLVISHLACAGEPDHPLNARQRARFVEAAALFPDARRSLANSGGIFLGEAFRFDQCRPGISLYGGGPRDVPDTRIKAVATLEAPILQARVVPRGESIGYGAAFTAQDTTRVAILAAGYADGVPRAAHPRGSVWFDGARRPMLGRVSMDLIAVDITDCDAARPGAMMQIIGPDLPVDEAAAAAGTTAYELLTRIAPRARRVIKGG, encoded by the coding sequence GTGACCGAAGCCAGCCGCCTCACCCTCGATCTGGACGCCCTGGCGTCCAACCACGCCCTGCTCCGGGCCGCCGCCGGCGGGGCCGAGATCGCGCCGGCCGTCAAGGCCGACGGCTACGGCCTCGGCGCGGCCCTGGTGGCCGGGCGGCTGTGGGACGAGGGCGCGCGGAGCTTCTATGTCGCCCGCCTGTCGGAAGGCGTCGCCCTACGCCGGTCGCTAGGCGACCGCGCGGCGACGATCTATCTGCTGGACGGCGTCACGCCCGGCGCGGCCCCGGCCATCGAGGCGGCCGGCCTGACGCCGGTGCTCAACAGCCTGCCGCAGATCGAAGCCTGGAACAGCCATGCCCGCGGCCGCGTGCTGGACGCCGCCCTGCACATCGACACCGGCATGAACCGCCTGGGCCTGCGCCCCGAGGAGGCCGCGGTTCTGGTGGGAGCGATGGACCGGCTGAAGTTCCTGAACATCACCCTGGTGATCAGCCACCTGGCCTGCGCCGGCGAGCCCGACCATCCGCTGAACGCGCGCCAACGGGCGCGCTTCGTCGAGGCCGCGGCCCTGTTCCCGGACGCCCGTCGCAGCCTGGCCAATTCGGGCGGGATCTTCCTGGGCGAGGCCTTCCGCTTCGACCAATGTCGTCCGGGGATCAGCCTCTATGGCGGCGGCCCGCGCGATGTTCCCGACACGAGGATCAAGGCGGTGGCGACGCTGGAAGCGCCGATCCTCCAGGCCCGGGTCGTGCCGCGCGGCGAAAGCATCGGCTACGGCGCGGCCTTCACCGCCCAGGACACCACGCGCGTGGCCATCCTGGCGGCCGGCTACGCCGACGGCGTGCCGCGCGCCGCCCATCCGCGGGGATCGGTGTGGTTCGACGGCGCCCGGCGGCCGATGCTGGGCCGGGTGTCGATGGACCTGATCGCCGTCGACATCACCGACTGCGACGCCGCCCGCCCCGGCGCCATGATGCAGATCATCGGCCCCGACTTGCCGGTCGACGAGGCCGCCGCCGCCGCCGGAACCACGGCCTACGAACTGCTGACCCGCATCGCGCCCCGGGCGCGACGCGTGATCAAGGGCGGCTAG